A single genomic interval of Mustela nigripes isolate SB6536 chromosome 7, MUSNIG.SB6536, whole genome shotgun sequence harbors:
- the RBBP8NL gene encoding RBBP8 N-terminal-like protein, giving the protein MESFTESLNRLKEVHENEVRGLQNKLLELDSERCRDAQRVEELCAKNHQLREQQKALKENVRVLENRLRAGLCDRCMVTQELARKKQQEFENSLLQSLQHVFILTNELNRLQGENEALKEEVKRLQGPRLKPQCREGASDPPSPLLLPSPGARKAIKEKTLEGHEEAQDDHPEKSTGYRTSPVAQISPSANRPETRAPDVSPQRISNQLHGTIAVVRPGSQACSTDQGPTNGTPPLPLTRNSPPSPPYEHSLPLDSFLPASRAPVTARESLKCSLQADHLFLLNHHLSLHLQSPPCSPQAPPTVPRGPRPQGLKAGEVEAWEESAGLLGLPGALVDVRDPRLEGALHLLLSQQLRAQGWRVSAWLRGPPTPGGTPPSPPVSSDSEGPQGEAAGAAPSGGGHTQPTGPGSPRGQEATATRDHVPDKPLDLSERGRGRDAPKPPDRQGFPSPPRAHTPSPEPSRGAEPPAQSGPWELSNGTKGARAPESEEPPTPADPSQPLTGHQRNTPSPSGTGLELKGKPKPPPHPHGPDADGPPGKELSKAGVQALEADDLDASEPSDNEVGLSSEVGAEPSTPGEGPRCSYTKERGQDLPQKRKRASGPWCEASKKPPPGRRNPGEPPAAHEGSGSPRHPEDSSPSPSHSSWEET; this is encoded by the exons ATGGAGAGCTTCACAGAGTCACTAAACAGGCTCAAAGAGGTCCACGAGAACGAGGTCCGAG GTCTGCAGAATAAGCTTCTGGAGCTGGACTCGGAGAGATGCCG GGACGCGCAGCGGGTGGAGGAGCTCTGCGCCAAGAACCACCAACTCCGGGAGCAGCAGAAGGCGCTGAAGGAGAACGTGCGAGTGCTGGAGAACAG GCTGCGGGCTGGCCTGTGTGACCGCTGCATGGTCACCCAGGAGCTGGCCAGGAAAAAGCAGCAGGAGTTCGAGAACTCCCTCCTCCAGAGCCTGCAGCACGTCTTCATCCTCA CCAACGAGTTGAATCGGCTGCAGGGGGAGAACGAGGCGTTGAAGGAGGAGGTGAAGCGGCTTCAAGGCCCGCG GCTCAAGCCCCAATGCAGGGAGGGTGCCTCAGACCCCCCCTCACCCCTACTACTCCCCTCCCCGGGCGCTCGGAAGGCCATCAAGGAGAAGACGCTGGAAGGTCACGAGGAGGCCCAGGATGACCATCCAG AAAAGTCTACAGGGTACAGGACATCTCCAGTAGCCCAAATCTCCCCGAGTGCCAACCGGCCTGAGACTCGGGCCCCGGACGTG AGCCCCCAGCGAATCTCCAACCAGCTTCACGGGACCATCGCTGTGGTGCGGCCCGGCTCCCAGGCCTGCTCCACGGACCAGGGCCCCACCAACGGGACCCCTCCGCTGCCACTGACCAGGAACAGCCCGCCCAGCCCACCCTATGAGCACAGCCTCCCTCTGGACAG ctTTCTGCCGGCCTCCCGGGCCCCCGTCACGGCCCGTGAGTCCCTGAAGTGCTCCCTCCAGGCTGACCACCTCTTCCTCCTGAACCACCACCTGTCTCTGCACCTTCAGAGCCCACCCTGCAGCCCCCAAGCACCCCCCACAGTCCCCCGTggcccccgcccccagggccTGAAGGCTGGGGAGGTGGAGGCCTGGGAGGAGTCGGCGGGCctgctggggctgcctggggcccTGGTGGATGTGCGGGACCCTCGGCTGGAAGGGGCACTGCACCTGCTCCTTTCCCAGCAGCTGCGGGCCCAGGGGTGGAGGGTTAGCGCCTGGCTGAGGGGCCCACCCACACCAGGGGGgaccccaccctccccaccagtCAGCTCTGACTCGGAAGGCCCCCAGGGCGAGGCAGCCGGGGCAGCCCCCTCTGGAGGGGGACACACACAGCCCACAGGCCCAGGCAGCCCCAGGGGACAGGAAGCCACAGCCACAAGAGACCACGTCCCAGACAAGCCCCTGGACCTTTCAgagcggggccggggccgggatGCCCCAAAGCCTCCCGACCGGCAGGGCTTCCCCAGCCCTCCAAGGGCCCACACTCCCAGCCCGGAACCATCCCGGGGAGCGGAGCCCCCTGCCCAGTCTGGACCCTGGGAACTCAGCAACGGCACAAAGGGAGCCAGAGCTCCAGAGTCAgaagagccccccacccctgcg GATCCCTCCCAACCTCTAACAGGGCACCAGCGAAACACGCCCTCTCCAAGCGGGACAGGACTGGAGCTGAAAGGGAAGCCAaaacctcctccccacccacacggGCCTGATGCTGATGGTCCCCCTGGCAAGG AGCTCAGCAAGGCCGGAGTGCAGGCGCTGGAGGCAGACGACCTGGACGCGTCGGAGCCCTCGGACAATGAG GTGGGCCTGAGCTCCGAGGTGGGGGCCGAGCCGAGCACGCCAGGGGAGGGGCCCAGGTGCTCCTACACCAAGGAGCGCGGGCAAGACCTGCCACAGAAGAGGAAACGGGCCTCGGGCCCATGGTGCGAAG CCTCCAAGAAGCCGCCACCGGGGAGAAGGAACCCAGGGGAGCCCCCGGCAGCTCATGAGGGGTCCGGGAGCCCAAGGCACCCTGAGGACAGCAGCCCCTCACCCAGCCACAGCAGCTGGGAGGAGACTTAG